TTTAAGTGGCTACACAGAACAAGAAAAAATCAATATTGCACAACAACATCTCATTCAAAAAGCAGTAAAGGCAAACGGACTCGATAAAACTGAACTCAATTTTGAAAACAATGCCCTTGAAGAACTTGTAAGATTTTATACAAGAGAAGCAGGAGTGCGCAGTTTAGAAAGAGAAATATCCAGTGTTTGCCGCAAGATAGCAAGAGAACTGCTTAAAAATAACAAAAAGACAACAAGCAAATTGCCTAAAGAAAAAGACGCTGTAGAACAACAACCGCAAACAAAACTCCAAAATCTTGAAGGCTTTAAAGCACCGCTCATTGATGCGGCTCTTGTGCAAAAATATCTTGGCCCTCGCAAGCACAGCATTGGAGAAAAAGAAGCCCGCAATGAAATAGGAATAGGGCAAGGACTCGCCTACACAGAAGTGGGTGGCGATCTACTGGTTACCGAAGTTGCAATAATGAGCGGAAAAGGAAACTTAAAAATTACAGGAAAACTTGGCGACGTGATGCAAGAATCGGCTCAAGCTGCTCTTACCTATGTGCGCTCGCGTGGGGCATTTTTAGGTCTTGAGGATGAATTCTACTCAAAAATTGATATTCATGTTCATTTCCCAGAAGGCGCAATTCCAAAAGATGGACCAAGCGCCGGAATTACAATGGCCACAGCATTGGTTAGCGCATTAACAAAAAAACCATTTAACCGCGAAGTCGCAATGACAGGAGAAATCACATTACGAGGCCGCGTATTGCCAATAGGAGGCTTAAAAGAAAAACTCTTAGCAGCACACCGTGGCGGAATAAAAAAAGTGATTATTCCTAAAGAAAACGAACGAGATCTCCTTGATATACCAAAAAATGTTCTAGAACAAATTGAAACTATTCCTGTCGATCATATGGATACTGTGTTGTTGCATGCAATTGCGTGGGAAAATAATGATGCACTCGAAACAAAATTAAAAAATTCTCAAGCAATTACTCTTGCAAATGTTTCTACAATTGGAAATCAACCACTTATTCACCATTAAATATTTGAGAATTGGCAATGACGGAATTGATCAGTTATTCCGCTCTCGAGGAAATTAAACTTCAATGGCTTGCTATGATCGACACCATTGAAGATCCTCTTGTTTTGATTGATACCAATTACCAAATTATTCGAGAAAACAAAGCCTATTTAAAAGCTATAAAAGCAAGAGTTCCTAAGATAAATTTTCATAATTTAAATGGCAAAAAATGTTACGAAGTTTTTGCAAATCGCAGTGCCCCCTGCCAACATTGTCAAGTCACAACTCTGAATTTAAAAGAAAAAGATGCTGAGTGGATAACCTCACAACTTATTGAAAATAAAACTTATTCAATAAGAGCCCATAAGATGCTCAGTGACACAAATCCAGAAGCAACTCGTTTTGTTATTCATTATCGTGATATTACTGTTGAAGATAATTTATTAAAAGCGCTTTCACACACCGAAAAACTAGCTGCAATTGGAAAATTAGCTGGAGGCGTTGCCCATGAAATCAACTCCCCTCTTGCAGCAATATTGGCATTTTCTCAAGTTGTATTATCAGAAATTGAAAAAAATTCTCCTTATCGTTCTGATCTTGAGCAAATTGAAATTGCCGCAAAAAAATGCAAAGAAATTGTAGAAAATTTATTAAGTTTTTCTAGGCAAGAAAATAAAATTACGGATCAAAAATCATTTCATTTGCTAGCAGAAATTCAAAAAACATTAAAACTTGCAAAAGGGTTATTGCAAAAAAAACACATTAAAGTTATTTGGAATATTTACAATGAAAATAATGACTTAATACAAGGGAGTCCAGGACAAATTGGCCAAGTTTTTTTAAATTTAATTACAAATGCAATTCAAGCGATGAAAAATGGCGGGATAATAGAATTTAGAAGATTTGATGAAAAAAACTTCATCTGTATAGAAGTTGCAGACTCTGGCTGTGGAATAGATGATAAAGTTATAAATAAAATATTTGAACCATTTTTTACAACTAAAACCGTTGGAGAAGGAACAGGATTAGGGCTTTCAATCACATATTCGCTTGTTAAACAGCATGGGGGAGAAATTTCTGTTTCTTCGACCTCAAATGAAGGAAGTGTTTTTGTTGTGAAATTTCCAATTAAAAAAACTACCTAATATTCAATACTACATAAAATAGCTATTAAATAATAAATAATCTCAATTGAACGCGCATTTTTGTTATTAGGAAGCTTTTCAAAATCAACTCCTTTAACTTTTTCAAAAGATTTATCAATTATTTGATAATATTTGTCCTCAGATTTAAATAAATTGTTTATAAATTTTTTATTATCTGTTTTATCCAACACAATTATCATTATAAAACATTTTCTCTTAAATGCATCAATTGTGCAAAAAGAATTGTCTTGGCAAGAAGTAATAAGCTCTAATATAAAAAATTTTTTAACAATTTCTCTTTCTTTTTTTAAAAATTCTTTTGGATTATCCCAAAGTAATTTTAGTTTATTAATTTTCGCTTTTTCCATAAAATAACATCTTTCTTTTAAACTTAAAAAACATTTAATAATTTTTGGATTTTTAAGGAAATATTTAATCTGCAAAAAGGAATCTTTATATGGTATTTTTTTTCCTTGAAAGATCTCTGCTATAACTGAATTCAGCAAATCTGAATTTAATTTCTCGCATTTTTGCTCCAAAATATTTTTATTTTCATTTTTTATTGAACCAAAATTTGTAGAATTAGACGCGTGATTTTGAAAAGTATTTATCGCAAAAGGGTTATTTTCCTTAGAGTAGCTATTAACACTACTAATACTATTAATAGATTCTGTCCTCGTAAATAAATTTAAAGGTTTGTGAGGTTGAACAGCAGTTGCTGTTATAGGTAATACAGGTCTAGAGAAAACAGGCGTAGAAGTTGCTTTAGGTTCTCTAAAGCTTGAAAAAAACTGACGCGATATTTTTTCTATAGGATTCCTAAGACTTTGAAAGCCTTGTTTATTTCTCGATCTCTCAAAACTATGTGTTGAATTTTGATGTGAGTTTTTTTGCTCTAAAAAAATTTTTAAATTTCTTTCTACTTCTTCACGATAAATACGATTTTTATAGTACTGATTAGAAAATATCAAAAGGTATGAACACATGCTTTTAAAGTAACAATATGCATCTGTTGTAGTATAATCTCTCAAAAAATCTAGCTGATTTAAACTGCAATAAAATTGCTTTGAAATTGATGTTTTTGAAATTGCATTTTCAAATCCTTTATTTAAACTTAATTTATCATTATTTTTTAATACATAATTTTTATGAAATTCAATATATTTTTTTTCATTATTTCTAGATTCAATATAATTATTAAACTCATGATTTTTTGCATCAGCACTTAAAACCACGGGAACAGTCAAAAAACTAAATGTAGATTTTCTATAATACAATACTTTGCATCCGCTCACACCATTATAATTTAGTAATTTAAACCTTTTTATTAAAAAATCTTCTGCTAATGAAGTGTTAGACAAAACTCTTTGATTGGACATTTTTTCAAGTAATTCAATGTTAATGATATAAAATAAATAATCTATATGGTATTCATTAAAAAAATTTTCATTTCTATTTTCTTTAAATCTAAATTGACCACAATAAAATTCTATAAAGCTAGAAAATTTTTGAAGAGCCTTACTATCTCCTCGTTTTGCTCTGTATTCTTCAAATGCCAATTTAATAGCTTCAATAATTAATTTTATTTTAGAAAACTTATCTGATTCTTTTTTTAATAGTTTGTAATTACCATCTCTTACTTTATCAGTTATCCCAATTTCATCTTCAAATAACATTTTATTTTTAAATATAAATTCGTAAATAATAAATGAAAAAAGCATTTTAATAATATAAATTTTATTATTATGATTTATATTAATTTGAGTATTTATTTTAACCAAACTCACTTTTAAATGATTTTCAAAATTTTCTTTATCAAATTTTTGTTCTTTAAGTGAACACAAATAAAGATCAGTTGCAATAACCGTTTCCTTAAATTGCTTCTCTAAAGTTAGATTAATGTCTTTTCGATACTCTTCAAAATAAAATTCAATATTTTCAATTCTTTTTATTATACTTATATTTTTTCCAACAAACAAAAAAAACTCGATAATAAACTTTTCAAATGACTCGTAAATTTCTTCAAAATTTAGTAAATTATCTTTTTTTTCTATTAATTGTTTACTTTCATCTAACAATTTATAAATTTCATTTTTATCAGAACCTGCACATTTTTTACAAAAATAGTTTAAAAATTTTATAAAATCATTTATTAAAAAAACAGCCGGAATAATTATTTTGTTGTTATTTATTTGATTTGAACTCATTTATTCCCCAATTCTTAGGATTAGGTTTTACTAAGATAATAAAAAAATCACTCAATTTAATATTTAAGCAATTTACATGCCAAAACATAATTTTTATAACATTTTATAATTATTAATTATTAAATTTAAAAAATAAAATTTTTTTATTTTTTACTCTTTAAAAAGAAAATTAATGAAATTAATTTTGAAATTATAAATTAATGAAAATATTTTTGATTAAAATATTAGCAAAACAAAAAAGCCGGTTTCTTAAAATTAAGAAACCGGCTTTTCTACGCGAATAGATTAGCAGAATCTATTTGCTTTCCCTATGAACAGTATGTTTACGGCAAAATTTGCAGTATTTTTTTAGTTCAAGCTTTTTAGTAGACGCTTTTTTATTTTTTGTGGTTGAATAAAGGTTATTACCTGAGCAAGAAACCTTGCCATCTCCACTACAAATAAGTTTAATAATATCGCGCATTTAATAACTCCTAATTCTCTTTTTATGCAGACGCAAAAAAACGCAGTCGGGCAGACCGTACAAACAAAAACATTTTTTTGCAAGCGGTTTCTTAAAATATATGTTAGTTAAAAATACTTTGAGGAAAATACGAAACCACATTCGTCACAAAGGCCATTTCGTCATGACTTTTCTTTTACCGCTAGAAACATTAAAAGAACTTATAGAAAACGATCTTCTTGGTGAAGATACTCTTTCTCAAGCTTCTCTACAAGTTATTAATCCTATTAATGAAATCAATAAAGCCTACCATTACCCTCTTAAAGCTGGAGGCAAAAGAATTCGTCCTCTATTAGCGCTTTTAACAGCAGGAGCCCTATCTGGACGCCAGGGAATTGAAACAGCTCGCCCCTCTGCCCTATCTCTCGAAAAAATTCATACTTATTCTTTGGTACACGATGACCTCCCTTGTATGGATAACGACGACTTGCGCAGAGGAATGCCGACAACTCACAAGATTTATGGAGAAGCAAAAGCACTTCTTGTTGGGGATGCATTATTAACAGAAGCATTTGCAGCCATCGCAAAAACCCCATTACCCCCTTTGCAGCATAAAATATCACTTGCACACTTTATAACAGATTTGGCTGAAGCTTCTGGGACTAAAGGTATGATACTTGGGCAATGGCTGGATATATCTTTGAGTGGTATGCATGACCTAACCTGGGAACAACTTGAAGTTATTCATAAAAATAAAACTGGGATGCTACTTGGTGCTAGCCTTTCTTTAGGATTTTTGGCTGGTTTGGCATGTTATGAGAACAGCCATATTCCTTGTAATTGGAAAATGTTACACAGTAATATAAAAGAATCGGGTGTTTTAATTGGACTCTCCTTTCAAATCATCGACGACATTCTAGACAGCACCCAAACAGAGCAACAACTCGGAAAAACTGCAGGAAAAGACCTCGCTCAGCAAAAACAAACCGCGGTAAGACTATTAGGAATCACAAAATCCAGAGCACTTGCTAAAACTTATACGGAACATGCAATAAGTTTATTACATGATGCGCTCAACCATTGTCAGCAAGATAATTTAGCATTAGAAACTTCTCATTATAAAAACTTATTGTTTGATATTATTAATCATCTACTTTTGCGTGAATATTAAAATCGTTACATTTCTTTCAGTGAATGCAAATTCTTCATCCTATAATTAAAAAAATTTACTTAAAATGTATTTAATACTTCTTTAAACTTGATTGCTTATTAATTTAAAAGGCAAGATTATGAAAAGTAAGATTAGTTTTTTATATTTTATTTTATTTTTATTTTTAATTACCTCATGTTTAACACCTAAAAAAAGACCAAAAAAAGTAACAGAACCCCAAACTCGAGCTGAAGTCAAAGATGATGTTAAAGATGAAGTTAAAGACGAGGTTAAATCAGATGTTAAAAATGAACTCAGTAAATCAGATGTTAAAATTCAGGAAAGTCTTAATTTGATTGAAAGCGTTAAGGTAGAAACAAATAATAAATTTAATAGTCTTGAAACTCAAAACAAGGATCATGAAATACGACTTTTTGAATTAGAAAATGCAATAAAAAAATTAAACGCACAAACGAATGACCTAAGCCAAGACAATTTCATGACAAAAAAATCAATCGCCATCCTAAAAAACGACATCAATAGCTTAAATGAGATACTCATTACAAACAAAAGAGATATTGATATTATAAAAAGAGGTCTTCGTTCTGGCGTATATGATGACTTTGATTTACTAGAAAAAAAACCTCCAGGAAGCCTTGGGGTTACAATGCTTCCTGATTTAAATTCTGGTAGAGACGGCTATAGCGAAAAGGCAAATTCTTTGCAATCAATGAACATGCAACCCATAACAACAATGCCAAACGAAAAAGACGGGAACCCCCAACAAATGCTCACGAGCGCTGAAAAAAAGATGAAAGATGCCCAATATTCAGAAGCGCTTAATACTTTAAGTTTGGTCAAAAAGAATTTTCCAAACTTTCAAGACGATGGGAGAGTCTCTATTCTCTCTAGTGAAGCATGGCTAAGGCTTGGACAATACAATAATGTTCTCCAAGAACTCCAAAGTTTTTACCAAAAAAATCCCAATAGTCCAAACCTTGCACATGCAAAACTTTTAGAAGGACTTTCTTTTGAGATGTTGAATAGCAAGGCTAAAGCAGCACAACTCTACCAAGAAGTCATCTCTCTTTCGCCGCAAAGTATGCTTGCCCAAAACGCGCGCGAAGCCATGTTACGTATGAGAGATTCTAAATAGTTATGGTGTTCTTATTATATAAGTAACTCTAAATACAAGTAAATTTAAAGTAAATCACCAATTAAATTTATAAACATTTAAAATTATTATAATTTCAAAGAAAAAACCGAGAATGATTCACTTAAAATATAAAAAGAAATTATTTTTGTGTTGCAGTATAGTATAAGGCGTGCTATTAATCACGCTAGGAAACCTAATGGGGTAACCCAAAAATGATGTCGTTCGGGTATTATTTTTGCCTGCCTAAATTAAATATTTCTTTCCTTTTGAACTCTTGCCTTTAGCATTATCCTTTCTATTTTTTCCTTTCACTTTCCCTCCTCAGAGGGACGACGCAGCCGCCGAGAACCGAACAAACCGACGGCTAGTATTTTAAAAAATAGTTTTGACTATGTTGGCTTTTGCACACCGGTTTTTTCAAAAATCTCTTCTTTAGCAAATTTTCTCAGCTTCCCAAGTGATGTATCAATTTTTTCAATATTTCTATTAATTGTCGAGACCATATCTCCAAAGTTTTCGTGATCAAAAGCCGGGTCCATGTACCGACGAGACTGTGTATCCTCACTCAGTTCTTCTAAAAATCCTTTTGCAACAAAAAGCGCATTATTCACATCATGAATCAATTCACGCAAATGAAGGCTTACCATGTTAACAATGACTTCAGGAGTTTGTTCTTGTGACATAAGAGATAGACCCCTAATAACTAGCAACTTCTCTACAACTGTTAAATTTTATTGTAAATTCTTTGCTTGTGAAATGAAAGACGCAATGGCATGAGTCACTAACCTGACACATTTACCAGAAGCTCCCCCTCCCTCTGACCAAAGTCCGTTGGGTTTATCGCACCACATGTAGGTGTCAATATGATTCCAATTTGTTTGAGTAATAAATTTTTTTAAAAAGAGAGCTGCGGTAATAGATCCAGCAAATCCCGACGAACCACTATTTTGCAAATCAGAAATACTAGACTCTAAATAAGATTCATACTCTGTAGGTAAAGGCATTGGCCAAACCCAATCTCCTGTTTCGATACCTGACTGAAATAATAATTGCGTCGTAGACTGATCGTTGCCAAATAAAGAATCAATCATTGTCCCGAGCGACACCCGAGCCGCGCCTGTCAGGGTTGCAAAATCGATAAGCCAATTGGGTTTTTCATCGCAAGCCAAACAAAGCGTATCAGCCAAAATCAATCGCCCTTCGGCATCTGTATTGTCTATTTCAACTTGTAACCCATTTTTTGCTTTGTACACGTCACCTGGACGCATTGCATTACCAGAGATCATGTTTTCAGCAAGCGGTAGCCAACAGGTGAGTTTTAATGGCAACTGCATTCTCGCACATGCTAAAAAAACCCCCAATGCCGCAGCCGATCCGCCCATGTCTTTTTTCATGATTTTCATACCAGAAGGTGGTTTTATGTCGTATCCACCCGAATCAAATGTGATCCCCTTACCAACCAAACTCACATGTGATATTTCAGCGCAATTATGATTTGAACAATAAGAAAGCTTAATCAAACGCGGTAAAATTTGACTTCCTTTGCCCACTGCACAAATTAAACCGCATTCTTCTTGCTGCAATTTATTAAAATTCATAATTTCAATTTGAATATGGTTTGGATTTTCTGCCTGTTCACACTCATATTTAACCAATGATCGAATAAAAACTTCGTAAGTTTCTGGATTTAAAATATTAGCAGGCATATTTACAAATGTTCTTGTATAACACATTGCATCGCTAAGAGCATAGGCTCGCTGCAAAATTGCCTGAGTAAAAAAAGGCTCTTGTAAACCAATTAAAATATTATTTAACTTGTTAGACTTTTTAAAAACTTTGTTAGAAATTGATTTTTGTAATAAACCAATTAGAAACTCGTGCTGTTCACCCTCTAGCAAAAGTTTTAAATCATCAGAAAAAGAGAGAGTAAAATTTAAAGAATTATCAAATTTACTTGCCAAAGATTGCAAAGCGTGTGCCAAAATGGCTCCGGTATGACTGGCTATATGGGCTTTACCTGGCTTTTCAAAACCAATTTTTTTTGGCTCATCTTTAGGTGCTATAAAAATAAACTGCTTACCACTTGGATCCGTTGGATATAAATTTTTTGGCTTTAGTTCACCAACAATAACGAATGGAGAAATAAGTGTTGCAGAATTATTTAAAAAAAACTCCTCGGTGACGATATAAACAGAAAAATGATTAGGTAACGTGTTACTTTTAATTTTATTAAAATCTTCTGTTGTATAGGTTTTAAAAGTAAAGTTTGGCGCTAAAAACCAACCAGAAAAAAAATTCATCTTGCTATCCCACTGTTTAAACTTAATAAAGTATTACGCAAAACAAGACTCGATTCTCCTTTTTTTCTTTTTGCAATCAGCAAATACTTTTGCATAGAAACTTTTTTTGCTGCTAAAAATTGCGCGTAAAAGTTACTGGAAGCAAATTGAAAAGAGCTTGAGTTGTAATGCGTTATCACCTTACACAAATCGCGCGAACCTGTTTCATCGATTGCGCGCAACATACCGTTAACACCATGATTATATGCTGTTAATGTTAGTGGCCAATTTTGAATTTTATCAAAATCACTTTTTAAAATTTTCATTGCAACTTTTGTAGAGACGACTGGATCTGTTCTCTTGTTAACAGCTCTTTCTCCCTCAAACATTTTCATAGTACCTGGCATAATTTGCCACAAACCCATTGCACCAACTTTTGAACCAGCGAGTGAATTGTAACTACTCTCAACATGCGGCAATAGAGCCAATTCTAAAGGCAAACCACTTTGCTTTACGATAGGAAAAACAGATGGCAGATAATTGATGCTACGTTGAATACCCGCTTCAAATTGTGTTTTGAGTCCTGTTTGAATTCGCAAATTGTCCATAGCATCAAATAAATATTTTTGCGTTAATTCATTTTTTTTAAATAATTTTGCAACACGCAACTCTTCAGAAGTCCATTTGTAAGAAGGTTGATGAAGTTTTCGCGATATACTGTATAAAATTTTGTAATATTTTGCTTTGTGTCTTTCAACCAATTCTGTACGTTGGGATTTATTGCTTGGCAAAGTCAATATTGCATAAATACGAGATAAATTTCTTTTATCATGCAAAAATGCTTCGTGATTATCAATTTCAGTATACACTCTCTCCCAAAACCTGACATTATTTTTCAGACAACTTAAATATGGAAATGCCTCTAAGTTTCCAATTGGTATTTTAGTTTCTGTAATTTTATTATAATTGTTTGCATTATCTCGCATGACACGATTACGACCATTAGAATGGTCTTTATCAATGGAAGAAGAAAAATCTTTAGCAATATCTTGCATATCAAAATTTTCAGATTTTATATTACTCTCTCTTGTTAATTTATGATTATTTTCTGTTTCTTTATTTTTAAAACGAGCTGTGTTGTTAGAATCTGGTTTATGATTAATAATTGGATTATAATAAAGAACTGGAGTTTTTCCTGCTTGGGGAGGCAAATCGATTTTAAGATCTAAACACTGCAATTCTGAAATACAAAACCCTTGAAAAATAAACAGACAAGAATGAATTATTGTGCTAAAATTAAATTGCAAATCTTTACTAAACATAATAAATCCTCAGAGAAAAGGCTTCTAAGCCAGCCATAAGCAAAATACTGCACTTAGAAAGAGGTAATATGTGTCGCATATTTAAGTGGATTTTCCCAGCAATTCTTATTTTATTTTTATTAGTCATTCTGGAATTTGCACTAAAAGCATTTCATATTCCTGATTATATTATTCCTTTGCCAACACAAGTTGTAAATGTCATTTTAACTGACTGGGAAATTATTTTTCAAAATTTACAAGTTACGATT
This region of Spirobacillus cienkowskii genomic DNA includes:
- a CDS encoding ATP-binding protein, which codes for MTELISYSALEEIKLQWLAMIDTIEDPLVLIDTNYQIIRENKAYLKAIKARVPKINFHNLNGKKCYEVFANRSAPCQHCQVTTLNLKEKDAEWITSQLIENKTYSIRAHKMLSDTNPEATRFVIHYRDITVEDNLLKALSHTEKLAAIGKLAGGVAHEINSPLAAILAFSQVVLSEIEKNSPYRSDLEQIEIAAKKCKEIVENLLSFSRQENKITDQKSFHLLAEIQKTLKLAKGLLQKKHIKVIWNIYNENNDLIQGSPGQIGQVFLNLITNAIQAMKNGGIIEFRRFDEKNFICIEVADSGCGIDDKVINKIFEPFFTTKTVGEGTGLGLSITYSLVKQHGGEISVSSTSNEGSVFVVKFPIKKTT
- the rpmG gene encoding 50S ribosomal protein L33 produces the protein MRDIIKLICSGDGKVSCSGNNLYSTTKNKKASTKKLELKKYCKFCRKHTVHRESK
- a CDS encoding polyprenyl synthetase family protein — its product is MTFLLPLETLKELIENDLLGEDTLSQASLQVINPINEINKAYHYPLKAGGKRIRPLLALLTAGALSGRQGIETARPSALSLEKIHTYSLVHDDLPCMDNDDLRRGMPTTHKIYGEAKALLVGDALLTEAFAAIAKTPLPPLQHKISLAHFITDLAEASGTKGMILGQWLDISLSGMHDLTWEQLEVIHKNKTGMLLGASLSLGFLAGLACYENSHIPCNWKMLHSNIKESGVLIGLSFQIIDDILDSTQTEQQLGKTAGKDLAQQKQTAVRLLGITKSRALAKTYTEHAISLLHDALNHCQQDNLALETSHYKNLLFDIINHLLLREY
- a CDS encoding tetratricopeptide repeat protein: MKSKISFLYFILFLFLITSCLTPKKRPKKVTEPQTRAEVKDDVKDEVKDEVKSDVKNELSKSDVKIQESLNLIESVKVETNNKFNSLETQNKDHEIRLFELENAIKKLNAQTNDLSQDNFMTKKSIAILKNDINSLNEILITNKRDIDIIKRGLRSGVYDDFDLLEKKPPGSLGVTMLPDLNSGRDGYSEKANSLQSMNMQPITTMPNEKDGNPQQMLTSAEKKMKDAQYSEALNTLSLVKKNFPNFQDDGRVSILSSEAWLRLGQYNNVLQELQSFYQKNPNSPNLAHAKLLEGLSFEMLNSKAKAAQLYQEVISLSPQSMLAQNAREAMLRMRDSK
- a CDS encoding leucyl aminopeptidase family protein — translated: MNFFSGWFLAPNFTFKTYTTEDFNKIKSNTLPNHFSVYIVTEEFFLNNSATLISPFVIVGELKPKNLYPTDPSGKQFIFIAPKDEPKKIGFEKPGKAHIASHTGAILAHALQSLASKFDNSLNFTLSFSDDLKLLLEGEQHEFLIGLLQKSISNKVFKKSNKLNNILIGLQEPFFTQAILQRAYALSDAMCYTRTFVNMPANILNPETYEVFIRSLVKYECEQAENPNHIQIEIMNFNKLQQEECGLICAVGKGSQILPRLIKLSYCSNHNCAEISHVSLVGKGITFDSGGYDIKPPSGMKIMKKDMGGSAAALGVFLACARMQLPLKLTCWLPLAENMISGNAMRPGDVYKAKNGLQVEIDNTDAEGRLILADTLCLACDEKPNWLIDFATLTGAARVSLGTMIDSLFGNDQSTTQLLFQSGIETGDWVWPMPLPTEYESYLESSISDLQNSGSSGFAGSITAALFLKKFITQTNWNHIDTYMWCDKPNGLWSEGGGASGKCVRLVTHAIASFISQAKNLQ
- a CDS encoding lytic transglycosylase domain-containing protein; amino-acid sequence: MFSKDLQFNFSTIIHSCLFIFQGFCISELQCLDLKIDLPPQAGKTPVLYYNPIINHKPDSNNTARFKNKETENNHKLTRESNIKSENFDMQDIAKDFSSSIDKDHSNGRNRVMRDNANNYNKITETKIPIGNLEAFPYLSCLKNNVRFWERVYTEIDNHEAFLHDKRNLSRIYAILTLPSNKSQRTELVERHKAKYYKILYSISRKLHQPSYKWTSEELRVAKLFKKNELTQKYLFDAMDNLRIQTGLKTQFEAGIQRSINYLPSVFPIVKQSGLPLELALLPHVESSYNSLAGSKVGAMGLWQIMPGTMKMFEGERAVNKRTDPVVSTKVAMKILKSDFDKIQNWPLTLTAYNHGVNGMLRAIDETGSRDLCKVITHYNSSSFQFASSNFYAQFLAAKKVSMQKYLLIAKRKKGESSLVLRNTLLSLNSGIAR